A window of the Streptomyces finlayi genome harbors these coding sequences:
- a CDS encoding AAA family ATPase gives MYVSRVHVENIKSFSGPRVVDLTLTRPDGSHAGWTVLAGRNGAGKTTLLRALALSLSGPVAARGLVQSFDNWVTRGADSGTAEAEVVRDAVFDRFTASGRTQNRFWTGMRWTSPGDGVGGQRTVQPALEEVRYKPRAKSAQRGPWADNPVGWFCAAYGPFRRMAGGSGEVQRLMLASGPVARQASLFHEDASLAEGVGWLREQHLRALEGREGAAELKAAALSVLGDELLPDGYRVEDVDSEGLWVTRDGHRYPLREMSDGFRTVAALVVDLLKQIHDAFGDEAFGGRGGGPSPLQVPGVVIIDEIDAHLHVTWQRRIGPWLTTHFPNIQFIVTTHSPYICQAADPGGLIRLPGVDEDAAPDVVPEDLYERVVYGSGDDAVLSDLFGLDTPYSERAEHVRAEFVALESKVYEGDTSPDTVERYKKLKDLLTSSPTARVHEMSAHLHRIAEEIGDGEGGGTE, from the coding sequence ATGTACGTCTCCCGCGTGCACGTCGAGAACATCAAATCGTTCAGTGGTCCGCGCGTCGTCGACCTGACGCTCACCCGCCCGGACGGTTCTCACGCCGGCTGGACGGTCCTCGCGGGACGGAACGGAGCGGGAAAGACGACACTGCTTCGGGCACTGGCCCTGAGCCTGAGCGGACCGGTGGCGGCGCGGGGCCTGGTCCAGAGCTTCGACAACTGGGTCACGCGGGGGGCGGACTCGGGCACTGCCGAGGCAGAAGTCGTCAGGGACGCGGTCTTCGACAGGTTCACTGCCTCCGGGCGAACCCAGAACCGCTTCTGGACAGGCATGCGATGGACATCCCCCGGCGACGGTGTCGGAGGACAGAGGACGGTCCAGCCGGCCCTGGAAGAAGTCAGGTACAAGCCCAGAGCGAAGAGTGCCCAGCGCGGCCCGTGGGCCGACAATCCGGTGGGCTGGTTCTGCGCCGCGTACGGGCCCTTCCGACGCATGGCCGGGGGCTCGGGCGAGGTGCAGCGTCTGATGCTGGCCTCCGGCCCGGTGGCCCGCCAGGCGAGCCTGTTCCACGAGGATGCCTCATTGGCCGAAGGGGTCGGCTGGCTGAGAGAGCAGCATCTACGCGCGCTCGAAGGCAGGGAGGGTGCCGCAGAGCTGAAGGCAGCGGCGCTCTCCGTTCTGGGAGACGAACTCCTTCCCGACGGCTATCGCGTCGAGGACGTCGACTCGGAGGGGCTGTGGGTCACACGCGACGGGCACCGCTACCCCTTGCGCGAGATGAGCGACGGGTTCCGCACGGTGGCCGCGCTCGTGGTCGACCTGCTGAAGCAGATCCACGACGCTTTCGGCGACGAGGCCTTCGGCGGAAGGGGAGGCGGACCCAGCCCTCTCCAGGTTCCCGGCGTCGTGATCATCGACGAGATCGACGCCCACCTCCACGTCACCTGGCAGCGCCGCATCGGCCCCTGGCTGACCACGCACTTCCCCAACATCCAGTTCATCGTCACGACCCACAGCCCGTACATCTGCCAGGCCGCCGATCCCGGCGGCCTGATCCGCCTGCCGGGCGTGGACGAGGATGCCGCGCCCGATGTCGTACCGGAGGACCTGTACGAGCGAGTGGTCTACGGCAGCGGTGACGATGCGGTGCTCTCCGACCTCTTCGGTCTCGACACCCCGTACTCCGAGCGGGCCGAGCATGTCCGTGCCGAGTTCGTTGCACTGGAGTCCAAGGTGTACGAGGGGGATACGTCACCGGACACGGTCGAGCGATACAAGAAGCTCAAGGACCTGCTCACCAGCTCCCCGACGGCACGTGTCCACGAGATGTCCGCCCACCTCCACCGCATTGCCGAGGAGATCGGAGACGGAGAGGGCGGCGGGACGGAGTGA
- a CDS encoding sugar phosphate isomerase/epimerase family protein produces the protein MKLAFSTLGVPGMPVADVVRLAAGHGYQGVELRTHPEEPVHLGLSSAERAEVVEEFRRGGVEILSLAGYVRVAAEGADEPVIDELAQLVELARDLGARYVRVFPGGGEQDPARADATAARRLGAAAPHAADHGVRVLLETHDSHRAGVDTARVVGTVGHQHIGALWDVMHTWLAGEDPVASHAVLAPHLGYVQVKDIASADDREPLALGAGVLPLGACLDTLDPDSWVCWEYEKRWHPEATELPGLLAAGREHLLRLGAPKQ, from the coding sequence GTGAAGCTCGCTTTCTCGACTCTCGGAGTGCCCGGGATGCCCGTCGCCGACGTGGTCCGGCTCGCCGCCGGTCACGGCTACCAGGGGGTGGAGCTGCGCACCCATCCGGAGGAGCCCGTCCACCTGGGGCTGTCGTCGGCCGAACGCGCCGAAGTCGTCGAGGAGTTCAGGCGCGGCGGGGTGGAGATCCTGTCCCTGGCCGGGTACGTCCGTGTCGCGGCCGAGGGCGCCGACGAACCGGTCATCGACGAGCTCGCCCAGCTGGTCGAGCTGGCCCGGGACCTGGGCGCGCGGTACGTCCGGGTCTTCCCGGGCGGCGGCGAACAGGACCCCGCGAGGGCCGACGCGACGGCCGCCCGCCGGCTCGGCGCCGCCGCTCCGCACGCCGCCGACCACGGCGTACGCGTCCTGCTGGAGACCCACGACTCGCACCGGGCCGGCGTGGACACCGCCCGAGTGGTGGGAACCGTCGGGCACCAGCACATCGGCGCGCTGTGGGACGTCATGCACACCTGGCTGGCGGGCGAGGACCCGGTCGCCAGCCACGCCGTCCTGGCCCCGCACCTGGGCTACGTACAGGTGAAGGACATCGCGTCCGCCGACGACAGGGAACCCCTGGCACTGGGCGCGGGCGTGCTGCCGCTGGGCGCCTGTCTGGACACGCTGGACCCGGACAGCTGGGTCTGCTGGGAGTACGAGAAGCGCTGGCACCCGGAGGCGACGGAGCTGCCGGGGCTGCTGGCCGCGGGGCGCGAGCACCTGCTGCGGCTGGGAGCGCCGAAGCAGTAA
- a CDS encoding HNH endonuclease — protein MIRLHRTDLPPDTATGLKTYTEQIEQTAEGARKVKAARLWAHTTVRRRVRDGLLATLADMAPGHQRCMYCGDNQGTDIDHFEPKSLAPVRTFEWLNHLLACAYCNSNQKRNAFPRSEGDGSPLLVDPTLQDPLDHLRLVLPLCTYKGLTPQGEACIDVFGLNSRGVLVHGRRTAYATAKQSVELWHIATDRGQHSKAAEVARVAWDRPLADVLAGMFHQSGHPAAELLFSGEEETLGLLRDPALRGAFLARA, from the coding sequence GTGATCCGGCTACATCGCACCGATCTGCCACCGGACACGGCGACAGGCCTCAAGACGTACACCGAGCAGATCGAGCAGACCGCCGAGGGCGCCCGCAAGGTCAAGGCAGCCCGCTTGTGGGCCCACACCACCGTCCGCCGACGTGTCCGCGACGGCCTCCTGGCCACCCTCGCCGACATGGCGCCCGGCCACCAGCGCTGCATGTACTGCGGCGACAACCAGGGCACGGACATCGATCACTTCGAGCCGAAGAGCCTCGCTCCGGTGCGTACCTTCGAGTGGCTCAACCACTTGCTGGCCTGTGCGTACTGCAACAGCAACCAGAAGCGGAACGCCTTTCCTCGATCCGAAGGGGACGGCAGCCCGCTCCTTGTCGACCCCACCCTCCAGGACCCACTGGATCACTTGCGGTTGGTCCTGCCGCTGTGCACGTACAAAGGGCTGACGCCCCAAGGCGAGGCGTGCATAGACGTGTTCGGACTCAACTCACGCGGTGTCCTCGTCCATGGGCGCAGAACGGCCTACGCCACCGCCAAGCAGTCGGTCGAGCTGTGGCACATCGCCACGGACCGGGGACAGCACAGCAAGGCGGCGGAGGTCGCCCGAGTGGCCTGGGACCGCCCGCTCGCGGACGTCCTGGCGGGGATGTTCCACCAGTCCGGCCATCCGGCCGCGGAGCTGCTGTTCAGCGGTGAGGAGGAGACCCTTGGGCTCCTACGTGATCCGGCCCTGCGCGGAGCATTTCTGGCTCGCGCGTGA
- a CDS encoding sugar phosphate isomerase/epimerase family protein has translation MSDLTRLSINQETIKQWSLPELAEGCVKAGIDKVGLWRAPVQEYGVERTARLLGDAGLSVTSLCRGGFFTATDPAERARALDDNRAAVDEAAGLSTDTLVLVSGGLPAGSRDLYGARERIADALAELAPYAAERGVRLAVEPLHPMFASDRCVVSTLSQALDIAERFPAEQVGVVVDTYHVWWDDQAPAQIARAGAGGRIHSFQLADWITPLPAGVLLGRGQLGEGSVDFRAFRQQVEAAGFAGPIEVEIFNESLWARDGAEVLAEVAARYQEHAC, from the coding sequence ATGAGCGATCTCACCCGGTTGAGCATCAACCAGGAGACCATCAAACAGTGGTCCCTGCCCGAGCTGGCGGAGGGCTGCGTCAAGGCGGGCATCGACAAGGTGGGCCTGTGGCGGGCCCCCGTCCAGGAGTACGGGGTGGAGCGCACCGCCCGCCTGCTGGGTGACGCGGGCCTCTCCGTCACGAGCCTCTGCCGGGGTGGGTTCTTCACCGCGACCGACCCGGCCGAACGGGCCCGCGCCCTGGACGACAACCGGGCGGCGGTGGACGAGGCGGCCGGCCTGTCCACCGACACCCTGGTCCTGGTCTCCGGCGGCCTCCCGGCCGGCAGCCGGGACCTGTACGGCGCCCGCGAGCGCATCGCGGACGCCCTCGCCGAACTGGCCCCGTACGCGGCCGAGCGCGGCGTACGCCTGGCCGTCGAACCGCTGCACCCGATGTTCGCGTCGGACCGCTGCGTCGTCTCCACGCTGTCCCAGGCCCTGGACATCGCGGAGCGCTTCCCCGCCGAGCAGGTCGGGGTGGTCGTCGACACCTACCACGTCTGGTGGGACGACCAGGCTCCCGCCCAGATCGCCCGTGCGGGCGCGGGCGGACGCATCCATTCCTTCCAGCTCGCGGACTGGATCACTCCCCTTCCGGCGGGGGTCCTGCTGGGCCGGGGCCAACTGGGCGAGGGGAGCGTGGACTTCCGCGCGTTCAGGCAGCAGGTCGAGGCGGCGGGCTTCGCCGGACCGATCGAGGTGGAGATCTTCAACGAGTCCCTGTGGGCCCGCGACGGCGCCGAGGTGCTCGCCGAAGTGGCCGCCCGGTACCAGGAACACGCCTGCTGA
- a CDS encoding helix-turn-helix domain-containing protein, which translates to MGTKRRARTPREKYGEELKLRRIAAGLTQEALGEMVVCSPTLISHYEAGRRLPSPEDARRIDRALSTDGFFARWLEDLDTKYADHFAAVAELETQATLIQQFALSLVPGLLQTDGYARALFQAYRPNHRREEVDKDVVIRTERARVLDGPLHPVLWTMLDEAVLRRCVGGPQVMAQQLNKIADMAESGRLRLHVLPFGVGAHSLQESLLTLMSFADSAPVAYVEGFQTGNLMDDPGLVASSRTAYDLALSDALSHQESLALVRAAAEEHEHDQQ; encoded by the coding sequence ATGGGGACGAAGCGAAGGGCACGCACGCCTCGGGAGAAGTACGGCGAGGAGCTGAAACTGCGGCGTATCGCGGCTGGGCTGACACAGGAGGCCCTGGGCGAGATGGTGGTCTGCTCGCCCACGCTGATCAGCCACTACGAGGCGGGCCGGCGCCTGCCGAGCCCGGAGGACGCGCGGCGGATCGACCGCGCTCTCAGCACGGACGGGTTCTTCGCCCGGTGGCTGGAGGACCTGGACACGAAGTACGCCGACCACTTCGCGGCCGTGGCCGAGCTGGAGACGCAGGCGACGCTCATCCAGCAGTTCGCGCTCTCGCTCGTGCCGGGGCTGCTCCAGACGGACGGCTATGCGCGTGCACTCTTCCAGGCGTACCGGCCCAACCACCGGCGGGAAGAGGTTGACAAGGACGTTGTCATTCGAACAGAGCGTGCCCGCGTCCTCGACGGTCCGCTGCACCCCGTTCTCTGGACGATGCTGGATGAGGCCGTACTTCGGCGGTGCGTTGGCGGACCGCAGGTCATGGCACAGCAGTTGAACAAGATCGCGGACATGGCCGAGAGCGGACGGCTACGGCTGCACGTGCTGCCATTCGGCGTGGGGGCCCACTCGCTTCAGGAGAGCCTACTGACGCTTATGAGCTTCGCTGACTCGGCGCCGGTGGCGTACGTTGAAGGCTTCCAGACAGGCAACTTGATGGACGATCCCGGCCTGGTGGCATCCAGCCGAACGGCCTACGATCTCGCCCTGAGCGACGCGTTGTCGCACCAGGAATCACTGGCCCTTGTGCGGGCGGCAGCAGAGGAACACGAACATGATCAGCAGTAG
- a CDS encoding LacI family DNA-binding transcriptional regulator produces MTVTLADVAARARVSPATVSRVLNGNYPVAASTRERVLRAVDDLDYVLNGPASSLAAATSDLVGILVNDIADPFFGIMAGAAQSEIGGPGDGSGRAGGEKLAVVCNTGGSPARELTYLTLLQRQRAAAVVLTGGALEDPVHQAAMSAKLAKLADAGTRIVFCGRPPIPGGDAVAASLAFDNRGGGRRLTEHLISLGHRRIGYVAGPRERTTTRHRLEGHREAMRAAGLYGEEGGADTHPDVERLTVHGPYDRRSGYEATLELLRRDPGVTAIVAANDTVALGAGAAIRDQGLRIPQDVSVAGFDDLPFSVDAAPALTTVRLPLFEAGARAGRLAMGKETPPPGGIATIAAELMVRGSTAPPRVG; encoded by the coding sequence ATGACAGTCACCCTGGCGGACGTGGCGGCTCGCGCCCGGGTGTCCCCGGCCACGGTCTCCCGCGTCCTGAACGGCAACTACCCCGTCGCCGCCTCGACGCGCGAACGGGTCCTGCGCGCGGTGGACGACCTGGATTACGTGCTCAACGGTCCGGCCAGTTCGCTCGCCGCGGCCACCTCGGACCTGGTGGGCATCCTGGTCAACGACATCGCCGACCCGTTCTTCGGGATCATGGCGGGAGCGGCCCAGTCCGAGATCGGCGGACCGGGTGACGGTTCGGGCCGGGCGGGCGGGGAGAAGCTCGCCGTCGTCTGCAACACCGGCGGCTCCCCCGCACGCGAGCTGACCTATCTCACCCTGCTCCAGCGCCAGCGTGCGGCCGCCGTGGTCCTGACCGGCGGCGCCCTGGAGGACCCCGTCCACCAGGCCGCGATGTCCGCGAAGCTGGCCAAGCTCGCGGACGCGGGTACCCGGATCGTCTTCTGCGGGCGGCCCCCGATCCCGGGCGGCGACGCGGTCGCCGCTTCCCTGGCCTTCGACAACCGGGGCGGCGGGCGGCGCCTGACCGAACACCTCATCTCGCTCGGCCACCGGCGGATCGGCTACGTCGCGGGCCCGCGCGAGCGCACGACCACCCGCCACCGGCTGGAGGGTCACCGCGAGGCGATGCGGGCGGCCGGGCTGTACGGGGAGGAGGGAGGCGCCGACACGCACCCCGACGTGGAGCGCCTCACCGTCCACGGCCCGTACGACCGCCGCTCCGGTTACGAGGCCACGCTCGAACTCCTGCGCCGCGACCCGGGCGTGACGGCGATCGTCGCCGCCAACGACACGGTCGCGCTGGGTGCCGGGGCCGCGATCCGCGACCAGGGACTGCGCATTCCTCAGGACGTGTCGGTGGCCGGTTTCGACGATCTGCCGTTCTCGGTGGACGCGGCCCCCGCGCTCACGACCGTACGGCTGCCGCTGTTCGAGGCGGGGGCCCGGGCCGGCCGTCTCGCGATGGGCAAGGAGACGCCGCCGCCCGGCGGCATCGCGACGATCGCGGCCGAACTGATGGTGCGGGGCTCGACCGCTCCGCCCCGGGTGGGCTGA
- a CDS encoding Gfo/Idh/MocA family protein produces the protein MTRRTVRIAMNGVTGRMGYRQHLVRSILAIREQGGLGLGNGEVLWPEPVLVGRRAHALEEMAAQHGLTEWSTDLDAVLADDSIDIYFDAQVTSARVEAIKKAIAAGKHVYTEKPTATDVEGALDLARLARDAGIKHGVVQDKIFLPGLVKLKRLIDGGFFGEILSVRGEFGYWVFEGDWQDAQRPSWNYRAEDGGGIVVDMFPHWEYVLHELFGKVTTVQAHVQTHVPQRWDEQGKPYTATADDAAYGTFQLASGAVAQINSSWTVRVNRDELVEFQVDGTHGSAVAGLRNCRVQHRSATPKPVWNPDLPVTESFRDQWQEVPDNDVFDNGFKAQWELFLRHIVLDEPYTWDLMAGARGVQLAELGLKSSAEGRRFDVPELSL, from the coding sequence GTGACACGCAGGACAGTGCGCATCGCCATGAACGGCGTCACGGGTCGCATGGGATACCGGCAGCACCTGGTGCGCTCGATCCTCGCGATCCGCGAGCAGGGCGGCCTCGGCCTCGGCAACGGAGAGGTGCTGTGGCCCGAGCCGGTGCTCGTCGGCCGCCGGGCCCACGCACTGGAGGAGATGGCCGCGCAGCATGGTCTGACCGAGTGGTCGACGGACCTGGACGCGGTGCTCGCGGACGACAGCATCGACATCTACTTCGACGCGCAGGTCACCTCGGCCCGGGTCGAGGCGATCAAGAAGGCCATCGCGGCCGGCAAGCACGTCTACACCGAGAAGCCCACCGCCACGGACGTCGAAGGCGCCCTCGACCTGGCCCGGCTGGCCCGTGACGCCGGCATCAAGCACGGTGTGGTCCAGGACAAGATCTTCCTGCCGGGCCTGGTGAAGCTGAAGCGCCTCATCGACGGCGGCTTCTTCGGCGAGATCCTGTCCGTGCGCGGCGAGTTCGGCTACTGGGTCTTCGAAGGCGACTGGCAGGACGCCCAGCGCCCGTCGTGGAACTACCGCGCGGAGGACGGCGGCGGGATCGTCGTCGACATGTTCCCGCACTGGGAGTACGTCCTGCACGAGCTGTTCGGCAAGGTCACGACCGTCCAGGCGCACGTCCAGACGCACGTCCCGCAGCGCTGGGACGAGCAGGGCAAGCCCTACACCGCCACCGCCGACGACGCCGCCTACGGCACCTTCCAGCTGGCGAGCGGCGCGGTCGCCCAGATCAACTCCTCCTGGACCGTGCGCGTCAACCGCGACGAGCTCGTCGAGTTCCAGGTGGACGGCACCCACGGCTCCGCCGTCGCCGGACTGCGCAACTGCCGCGTCCAGCACCGCTCGGCCACCCCCAAGCCGGTCTGGAACCCGGACCTCCCCGTCACCGAGTCGTTCCGCGACCAGTGGCAGGAAGTCCCGGACAACGACGTCTTCGACAACGGCTTCAAGGCCCAGTGGGAGCTGTTCCTGCGCCACATCGTCCTCGACGAGCCCTACACCTGGGACCTCATGGCCGGTGCGCGCGGCGTCCAGCTCGCCGAGCTCGGCCTGAAGTCCTCCGCCGAGGGCCGGCGCTTCGACGTGCCGGAGCTGTCACTGTGA
- a CDS encoding EamA family transporter — MRPLHIALAALVAAVWGLNFVVIEIGLGHFPPLLFSGLRFLVAALPAVFLVGRPKVAWKWIIGVGLVLGVAKFGLLFIGMDQGMPAGLSSLVLQVQAVFTVLFAAVALGERPGGVRVLGMTVALAGIAVAAVDEGAGGPVLAFVLVIAAAACWGVSNVLTRKAAPPDALNFMVWVSVVPVLPLLGLSLLFEGWERDAEALAALDRSGVGSILYVAWIATVFGFGAWGFLLRHHPASSVAPFTLLVPVFGMSSAALLLDESVSPLRWCAAALLVGGVALTSLAGVRRTRPAPAAPADAQPERV, encoded by the coding sequence ATGCGCCCTCTCCACATCGCCCTGGCCGCACTGGTGGCCGCCGTCTGGGGTCTGAACTTCGTCGTCATCGAGATCGGCCTCGGCCACTTCCCGCCGCTGCTCTTCTCCGGTCTGCGCTTCCTCGTCGCCGCCCTGCCCGCGGTCTTCCTCGTGGGGCGCCCCAAGGTCGCCTGGAAGTGGATCATCGGCGTGGGCCTGGTCCTCGGAGTGGCGAAGTTCGGGCTGCTCTTCATCGGCATGGACCAGGGGATGCCCGCTGGACTCTCCTCGCTCGTCCTCCAGGTCCAGGCCGTCTTCACGGTGCTCTTCGCCGCTGTCGCCCTGGGCGAACGGCCCGGCGGGGTACGCGTGCTGGGGATGACCGTCGCCCTCGCCGGTATCGCGGTGGCCGCGGTCGACGAAGGGGCCGGCGGACCCGTGCTCGCGTTCGTCCTCGTGATCGCGGCAGCCGCCTGCTGGGGCGTGTCGAACGTCCTGACCCGCAAGGCCGCCCCGCCCGACGCCCTCAACTTCATGGTCTGGGTCTCGGTCGTGCCGGTCCTGCCGCTGCTGGGCCTCTCGCTGCTCTTCGAGGGCTGGGAGCGTGACGCCGAGGCCCTGGCCGCCCTCGACCGGAGCGGCGTGGGCAGCATCCTCTACGTTGCCTGGATCGCGACGGTCTTCGGGTTCGGGGCCTGGGGCTTCCTTCTGCGCCACCACCCGGCCTCGTCCGTCGCCCCGTTCACCCTGCTCGTGCCGGTGTTCGGCATGTCGTCTGCCGCGCTGCTGCTCGACGAGTCGGTGAGCCCGCTGCGGTGGTGCGCGGCGGCGCTGCTGGTCGGCGGGGTGGCGCTGACCTCCCTGGCGGGAGTGCGCCGCACCCGCCCGGCCCCCGCCGCGCCCGCCGATGCCCAGCCGGAACGCGTCTGA
- a CDS encoding citrate synthase codes for MSEQTNNAVVLRYGDDEYTYPVIDSAVGDKGFDIGKLRANTGLVTLDSGYGNTAAYKSAITYLDGEQGILRYRGYPIEQLAEESTFLEVAYTLINGELPKADELSDFKNEITQHTLLHEDVKRFFDGFPRDAHPMAMLSSVVSALSTFYQDSHNPFDEEQRHLSTIRLLAKLPTIAAYAYKKSIGHPFVYPRNDLGYVENFLRMTFSVPAQEYVPDPVVVSALEKLLILHADHEQNCSTSTVRLVGSSQANMFASISAGISALWGPLHGGANQSVLEMLEGIQANGGDVDSFIQKVKNKEDGVRLMGFGHRVYKSFDPRAKIIKAAAHDVLSSLGKSDELLDIALKLEEHALSDEYFVSRNLYPNVDFYTGLIYRAMGFPSEMFTVLFAIGRLPGWIAQWHEMIKEPGSRIGRPRQIYTGEVLRDFVPVEGR; via the coding sequence GTGAGCGAGCAGACCAACAATGCTGTAGTACTGCGGTACGGCGATGACGAGTACACCTACCCGGTGATCGACAGCGCCGTCGGCGACAAGGGCTTCGACATCGGGAAGCTCCGGGCCAATACCGGCCTGGTGACGCTGGACAGCGGATACGGCAACACCGCCGCGTACAAGTCCGCCATCACCTACCTCGACGGTGAGCAGGGCATCCTGCGGTACCGCGGCTACCCGATCGAGCAGCTGGCCGAGGAGTCGACCTTCCTTGAGGTGGCCTACACGCTGATCAACGGTGAGCTTCCCAAGGCCGACGAGCTGTCGGACTTCAAGAACGAGATCACCCAGCACACGCTGCTGCACGAGGACGTCAAGCGGTTCTTCGACGGCTTCCCGCGCGACGCGCACCCGATGGCCATGCTGTCCTCGGTCGTCAGCGCGCTGTCCACGTTCTACCAGGACAGCCACAACCCGTTCGACGAGGAGCAGCGCCACCTCTCGACGATCCGGCTGCTGGCCAAGCTCCCGACGATCGCCGCGTACGCGTACAAGAAGTCGATCGGTCACCCGTTCGTCTACCCGCGCAACGACCTCGGCTACGTCGAGAACTTCCTGCGGATGACGTTCTCGGTCCCGGCCCAGGAGTACGTGCCGGACCCGGTCGTCGTCTCGGCGCTGGAGAAGCTGCTCATCCTGCACGCGGACCACGAGCAGAACTGTTCGACCTCCACTGTGCGTCTCGTCGGCTCCTCGCAGGCGAACATGTTCGCCTCGATCTCCGCCGGCATCTCGGCGCTGTGGGGCCCTCTGCACGGTGGCGCCAACCAGTCGGTGCTGGAGATGCTGGAAGGCATCCAGGCCAACGGCGGCGACGTCGACTCCTTCATCCAGAAGGTCAAGAACAAGGAGGACGGCGTCCGCCTGATGGGCTTCGGCCACCGGGTGTACAAGTCCTTCGACCCGCGCGCCAAGATCATCAAGGCTGCGGCGCACGACGTGCTGTCCTCGCTCGGCAAGTCCGACGAGCTGCTGGACATCGCGCTCAAGCTGGAGGAGCACGCGCTCTCCGACGAGTACTTCGTCTCGCGCAACCTCTACCCGAACGTGGACTTCTACACCGGCCTGATCTACCGGGCCATGGGCTTCCCGAGCGAGATGTTCACCGTGCTCTTCGCGATCGGACGGCTGCCGGGCTGGATCGCCCAGTGGCACGAGATGATCAAGGAGCCGGGATCGCGCATCGGCCGCCCGCGCCAGATCTACACCGGCGAGGTCCTGCGCGACTTCGTCCCGGTCGAGGGTCGCTGA
- a CDS encoding DUF397 domain-containing protein, giving the protein MISSRRSVADSSTITGWFKSSYSGGGQGECLEVAEGHASVPVRDSKAPTGPAVIFSPVGWSSFVEAVKDGHLIT; this is encoded by the coding sequence ATGATCAGCAGTAGGCGAAGCGTCGCGGACTCGTCCACCATCACCGGGTGGTTCAAGTCCAGCTACAGCGGCGGCGGTCAAGGGGAGTGCCTTGAGGTCGCGGAGGGACACGCCTCCGTCCCCGTCCGCGACAGCAAGGCCCCCACCGGCCCCGCCGTCATCTTCTCCCCCGTCGGCTGGTCGTCGTTCGTCGAGGCGGTCAAGGACGGGCACCTCATTACCTGA
- a CDS encoding dihydrodipicolinate synthase family protein, whose translation MTIRLPQGPYEPRATPLDLAPGKAALTSRTVFSAAHVVADPYADISPDAPAAVDWDATLAFRRHLWSHGLGVAEAMDTAQRGMGLDWAGASELIRRSAAEAKAVGGQIACGVGTDQLTGPATLAEVRAAYEEQLALVEESGAQAILMASRALAAVAKGPEDYLETYAHLLRQATEPVVLHWLGPMFDPALEGYWGSTDLDAATDTFLKVIAEHPDKVDGIKISLLDAEREIDVRRRLPGGVRCYTGDDFNYPELIAGDERGFSHALLGIFDPLGPLAAHAVRVLDTGDTEGFRELLDPTVELSRHLFRTPTRFYKTGVVFLAWLAGHQEHFTMVGGLQSARSLPHLAKAYELADRLGLFPDPQLAESRMRALLTVQGGSR comes from the coding sequence GTGACGATTCGGCTCCCACAGGGCCCGTACGAACCCCGGGCCACCCCGCTCGACCTCGCCCCCGGCAAGGCCGCGCTCACCTCCCGTACGGTCTTCTCCGCCGCCCATGTCGTCGCCGATCCGTACGCCGACATCAGCCCGGACGCACCGGCCGCCGTCGACTGGGACGCCACCCTCGCCTTCCGCCGCCACCTCTGGTCGCACGGCCTGGGAGTCGCCGAGGCCATGGACACCGCCCAGCGCGGCATGGGCCTGGACTGGGCGGGCGCCTCGGAGCTGATCCGCCGCTCGGCGGCCGAGGCCAAGGCCGTCGGCGGGCAGATCGCCTGCGGAGTGGGCACCGACCAGCTCACCGGACCCGCGACCCTCGCCGAGGTGCGCGCGGCGTACGAGGAGCAGCTCGCGCTGGTCGAGGAGAGCGGCGCCCAGGCCATCCTGATGGCCTCCCGCGCCCTGGCGGCGGTGGCGAAGGGGCCCGAGGACTACCTGGAGACGTACGCCCATCTCCTGCGCCAGGCCACGGAGCCGGTCGTCCTGCACTGGCTCGGCCCGATGTTCGATCCCGCGCTGGAGGGCTACTGGGGCAGCACCGACCTCGACGCCGCCACCGACACCTTCCTCAAGGTCATCGCCGAACACCCCGACAAGGTCGACGGCATCAAGATCTCGCTCCTGGACGCCGAGCGTGAGATCGATGTCCGCCGCCGTCTCCCTGGCGGAGTGCGGTGCTACACCGGCGACGACTTCAACTACCCGGAGCTGATCGCGGGCGACGAGCGGGGCTTCAGTCACGCACTGCTCGGCATCTTCGACCCGCTGGGCCCGCTGGCCGCGCACGCGGTACGGGTCCTGGACACCGGTGACACGGAAGGCTTCCGCGAACTCCTCGACCCCACGGTCGAGTTGTCCCGGCATCTGTTCCGGACGCCGACCCGCTTCTACAAGACGGGTGTCGTCTTCCTGGCCTGGCTCGCCGGGCACCAGGAGCACTTCACGATGGTCGGCGGCCTGCAGTCCGCGCGCTCACTGCCGCACCTGGCGAAGGCGTACGAACTCGCGGACCGACTGGGCCTGTTCCCCGATCCGCAGCTGGCCGAATCCCGGATGCGCGCGCTGCTGACGGTCCAGGGAGGTTCCCGATGA